A stretch of the Bombyx mori chromosome 12, ASM3026992v2 genome encodes the following:
- the LOC100500745 gene encoding uncharacterized protein LOC100500745 yields the protein MKFAPVLIFIFLSLVCVIQCKDLIVGTSFNKRLLWQEKAEYNAIPLKKRVKEVFFSDPGQQLIMGIIARDLDHSDAEASITAGGIGFSYANIKLKSPRGSGLNYQLEIYT from the exons atgaaGTTCGCTCCCGTTttgattttcatatttttatctttagtcTGTGTTATACAATGTAAAGATCTTATAGTAGGTACTAGTTTTAATAAGAGGCTTCTGTGGCAAGAAAAAGCCGAATATAACGCCATCCCACTCAAGAAACGAGTCAAAGAAGTATTTTTTTCGGATCCGGGACAACAACTGATTATG GGTATTATAGCCCGTGACCTAGACCACTCGGATGCTGAAGCAAGTATTACTGCAGGAGGCATCGGTTTTTCTTATGCCAACATAAAGTTGAAAAGCCCACGAGGCTCTGGATTAAACTACCAACTTGAAATCTACACGTAA